A single window of Salvia splendens isolate huo1 chromosome 8, SspV2, whole genome shotgun sequence DNA harbors:
- the LOC121745740 gene encoding ankyrin repeat-containing protein At5g02620-like, translating to MEQAYLNHMFHRVALTGDTSTLDSLLSNERVYEAVLSQNVLHFAAFYGYEDLVRALFRRFPTLERLKASTLIKSLPLHLAAEKGHLNICKWLIEAYPAACTESNANGMNPLHLAAQEGHHLVCGELLDKCPVACIGLNSLGMNPLHIVVLKGNLDVLRQLLNNSFTNMVVKQRLPQGQTILHACVASDQLDSLWVLAEKPFLWSGLRGAKDDDGNTMLHIVVANTQHEIFEYLVSENNVACLSKNKIGKSELDLAGDNNEMKLVLSHLVPVRYVFVGIAMDMVFAIPLATLAYQTTASPPGGVWQDATSYHTPGEPILLHT from the coding sequence tgaaaGGGTATATGAAGCAGTCTTATCACAGAACGTGCTACATTTTGCAGCATTCTACGGATATGAAGACTTGGTCAGGGCCTTGTTTCGTCGGTTCCCCACACTTGAGCGCCTGAAAGCCTCGACATTGATCAAATCTCTGCCTCTACATTTAGCCGCAGAGAAAGGTCATTTGAATATCTGTAAATGGCTGATAGAAGCCTACCCGGCTGCATGCACTGAGTCCAATGCCAATGGAATGAATCCACTCCATCTGGCTGCCCAAGAAGGCCATCATCTTGTATGTGGGGAGTTGCTTGATAAGTGCCCAGTGGCGTGCATAGGGCTGAATAGTCTAGGAATGAATCCACTTCACATTGTCGTTCTGAAGGGGAATCTAGATGTACTCCGCCAGCTTTTGAACAATAGTTTCACTAATATGGTTGTGAAGCAAAGGCTCCCTCAAGGGCAAACCATACTGCACGCGTGCGTCGCCTCCGACCAATTAGATTCGTTATGGGTTTTAGCAGAAAAGCCCTTTCTGTGGTCCGGGCTGAGAGGAGCCAAGGATGACGATGGAAACACAATGTTGCATATCGTTGTTGCAAATACGCAACATGAAATTTTTGAATACCTGGTTTCTGAAAACAATGTCGCGTGTTTGAGTAAAAACAAGATAGGGAAGTCCGAGCTTGATCTTGCGGGCGACAACAACGAGATGAAATTGGTGTTATCACATCTCGTGCCGGTGCGGTATGTGTTTGTAGGAATTGCAATGGATATGGTTTTCGCTATACCTCTAGCCACTTTGGCATATCAAACCACTGCCTCTCCGCCTGGTGGCGTGTGGCAAGACGCCACTTCATACCATACCCCTGGTGAACCTATCCTTCTTCATACATAG